A region from the Janthinobacterium agaricidamnosum genome encodes:
- a CDS encoding DNA cytosine methyltransferase, protein MKRDLITIAKEFRHFHFCCGLGGGKQGFNAAQPQVGNMAATLRCIGGIDNDPAAIRDFDRAGPGRPGTVMDLFTRAQYTAFHGKEPPSGWREATAVDIRRAAGNESPNIVFISSPCKGASGLLSETLSKTAKYQALNELTLRCIWLMCEAWADNPVDLIVFENVPRLATRGRHLLDQINQLLQQFGYAVAETTHDCGELGGLAQSRKRFLLVARHMEKVPPFLYEPERKRLRAVGDVLGRMPFPGDAAGGPMHRIPRLQWKTWVRLAFVEAGSDWRSLNKLAVENGHLSDYLIVPDMHNGVLGVRDWGVPTGTVTGNSRPATGSFSVADPRHFGPDKHSNECRINPWTDPAKVVSSAHSTGQCVADPRYINDGDYGQLGVRQWDKPTGTITGQRSPIQGGFSVADPRPPSGPIFSKYAVTPWDKRTGTVIGGDDQGAYAVADPRSSTGFEGAGKYLVTPFDEAAGTVIAGSTTGQGAFCVADPRAINRQKGDAFLTGGHYGVLPWDGQSGAVSASAGYDNGRWSIADPRIDEAPQLPALNQKTVALIRALDGTWHRPFTTLELGALQSLIDPDEHWSTDPKIQREIDEHKRRTGASAFPLLDGTNDSAHRERIGNAVPKLAAQAIGEVMGTTLLLAAAGETFVLSAMPIWVQPVAIAIAASQAGAGGEL, encoded by the coding sequence ATGAAGCGCGACCTCATTACCATCGCCAAAGAATTCCGCCACTTTCATTTTTGCTGCGGCCTTGGCGGCGGGAAGCAAGGCTTTAATGCAGCGCAGCCACAGGTCGGCAATATGGCCGCGACGCTGCGCTGCATCGGCGGCATCGACAATGATCCTGCGGCGATCCGCGACTTCGACCGTGCCGGCCCTGGCCGCCCCGGCACCGTCATGGATCTGTTCACGCGCGCGCAATACACGGCCTTTCACGGTAAAGAGCCGCCATCAGGTTGGCGCGAGGCCACCGCCGTCGATATCCGCCGCGCGGCCGGCAATGAATCGCCGAACATCGTTTTCATCAGCTCCCCATGCAAGGGCGCCAGCGGCCTGCTGAGCGAGACGCTGAGCAAGACGGCCAAATACCAGGCCCTGAACGAACTGACGCTGCGTTGCATCTGGCTGATGTGCGAGGCCTGGGCCGACAACCCGGTCGACCTGATCGTGTTCGAGAACGTACCACGCCTGGCCACGCGCGGCCGGCACCTGCTCGACCAGATCAACCAGCTGCTGCAGCAGTTCGGCTACGCCGTGGCCGAGACGACGCACGATTGCGGCGAGCTGGGTGGCCTGGCGCAAAGCCGCAAGCGCTTCTTGCTCGTGGCGCGCCACATGGAAAAAGTGCCGCCATTCCTCTATGAGCCAGAGCGGAAGCGCTTGCGCGCCGTCGGCGACGTGCTTGGCCGCATGCCGTTCCCTGGCGATGCTGCTGGCGGCCCGATGCACCGCATCCCGCGCCTGCAATGGAAAACTTGGGTGCGGCTGGCGTTCGTCGAAGCCGGCAGCGACTGGCGCAGCCTGAATAAGCTGGCGGTCGAGAACGGTCACTTAAGTGACTACCTGATCGTGCCGGACATGCACAATGGCGTGCTGGGTGTCCGTGACTGGGGCGTGCCCACAGGAACTGTAACCGGCAACAGCCGCCCGGCTACGGGATCCTTTTCCGTTGCTGATCCTCGCCACTTCGGCCCGGACAAGCACAGCAACGAATGCCGCATCAACCCGTGGACCGACCCTGCAAAGGTGGTTTCGAGTGCGCATAGCACCGGCCAGTGTGTGGCCGACCCTCGATATATCAACGATGGCGATTATGGACAGCTGGGTGTGCGGCAATGGGATAAGCCCACCGGCACGATAACGGGCCAGCGCTCGCCAATACAAGGTGGCTTCTCTGTCGCTGACCCGCGCCCACCAAGCGGCCCCATATTCAGCAAGTACGCGGTCACCCCATGGGATAAGCGTACCGGTACCGTGATCGGTGGCGACGACCAAGGCGCCTACGCTGTGGCCGATCCACGATCGAGCACGGGCTTTGAAGGCGCGGGCAAGTACCTGGTCACGCCGTTCGATGAGGCGGCCGGCACCGTGATCGCCGGCAGTACCACCGGCCAAGGCGCATTTTGCGTCGCAGATCCGCGCGCAATCAATCGCCAGAAGGGTGATGCGTTCTTGACCGGCGGCCACTACGGCGTGCTGCCGTGGGATGGCCAGAGCGGCGCCGTCAGCGCTTCGGCCGGCTACGACAACGGCCGCTGGAGCATCGCGGACCCGCGCATTGACGAAGCGCCGCAGCTGCCGGCTCTGAACCAGAAAACAGTCGCGCTGATCCGCGCGCTCGACGGCACATGGCACCGGCCATTTACCACGCTGGAACTCGGGGCGCTGCAATCGCTGATCGATCCGGACGAGCACTGGTCAACCGATCCGAAAATTCAGCGTGAGATTGACGAGCACAAGCGCCGCACTGGCGCCAGCGCGTTCCCGCTGCTCGATGGCACCAACGATAGCGCGCATCGCGAGCGCATCGGCAATGCCGTCCCGAAGCTGGCCGCGCAGGCCATAGGCGAAGTGATGGGCACCACGTTGCTGCTGGCCGCCGCCGGCGAGACATTCGTACTCAGCGCCATGCCGATATGGGTGCAGCCCGTGGCGATCGCTATTGCGGCGTCGCAGGCTGGCGCGGGAGGTGAATTGTGA
- a CDS encoding HNH endonuclease signature motif containing protein — MDAHNRLPVGAVRVRRETHTVLDRAWVKTAEPNVWRKRAVLVWEAEHGPVPRGLVIHHRDRDSLNDAPANLQALTRKEHADEHRGELEAARTRKGANFAHEREIARVA, encoded by the coding sequence ATGGATGCGCACAACCGACTACCTGTCGGCGCCGTGCGCGTGCGCCGCGAAACGCATACCGTGCTCGATCGCGCCTGGGTAAAAACGGCTGAGCCGAACGTGTGGCGCAAGCGGGCGGTACTGGTATGGGAGGCGGAGCATGGCCCAGTGCCGCGCGGCTTGGTTATCCACCATCGCGACCGTGACAGCTTGAACGACGCGCCGGCCAATCTCCAGGCGCTGACGCGCAAGGAGCATGCGGATGAGCACCGCGGCGAACTCGAAGCGGCTCGCACGCGGAAAGGCGCCAACTTCGCGCATGAGCGAGAAATTGCGAGGGTGGCATGA
- a CDS encoding LexA family transcriptional regulator — MHNQMTRLYEAAKLLKGIEGQSDVARAMNASPQTINNWEARGISKSGMLKAQAVFGCSATWLDTGAGQMMLAAPDDPGIPGSMRVELRDDSSSDYYKIPKVQLRLQAGINGVQTEPDNSDGGMVSIPRDWADREGYHPTQLLATKVRGESMEPALYENDVIVINLSDKKPLDGEVYAINYEGEAIVKRMSRDAGEWWLMSDNADQRKYHRKLCRGAECIIIGRVIRREGGRI, encoded by the coding sequence ATGCACAATCAAATGACACGACTTTATGAGGCGGCCAAACTCCTAAAGGGGATTGAAGGGCAGTCCGACGTCGCGCGCGCCATGAACGCGTCACCCCAGACCATTAATAATTGGGAAGCGCGCGGCATATCAAAATCTGGGATGTTAAAAGCTCAAGCAGTATTTGGTTGCTCCGCAACTTGGCTTGATACTGGTGCTGGCCAGATGATGCTGGCCGCGCCAGATGATCCGGGCATCCCAGGCTCGATGCGTGTTGAGCTACGCGACGATTCGTCCAGCGACTACTACAAAATCCCAAAGGTTCAACTACGACTGCAGGCTGGAATCAATGGCGTTCAGACCGAACCCGACAACTCCGACGGCGGCATGGTGAGCATTCCTCGCGACTGGGCCGACCGCGAGGGCTACCACCCTACTCAGCTGTTGGCCACCAAAGTACGCGGTGAAAGTATGGAACCTGCTCTGTATGAGAACGACGTGATTGTCATTAACTTGAGTGACAAAAAACCGCTCGATGGCGAGGTCTACGCCATCAACTACGAAGGTGAGGCTATCGTTAAGCGCATGTCGCGTGATGCTGGCGAGTGGTGGTTGATGTCGGATAATGCCGACCAACGCAAGTATCATCGCAAGCTTTGTCGTGGTGCCGAGTGTATTATTATTGGTCGCGTGATCCGGCGCGAAGGCGGCCGGATATGA
- a CDS encoding KilA-N domain-containing protein produces the protein MKRYKSLREFMSQIVQQKSISIANTAIATDQAGRFRLNDLHQAAGGERRHEPSAWLINQQTKELVAELETTGIPVVKSEGRTGGTYVCKELVYAYAMWISPKFHLEVIRTFDGVATGQAPAAAPARSAVSPAKEFRAIFGIARLIGLDKNAAAISANQGTAALTGVNMLQLMERTHLATPSQEIYYTPTELGSRFVKSGKSFNQLLVQAGLQENIAGHWVPTEKGREHAYVMDTGKAHASGTPIQQVKWRDSVLAEVAL, from the coding sequence TTGAAACGCTATAAATCTTTGAGAGAATTTATGAGCCAAATTGTACAACAGAAAAGCATCAGCATTGCGAATACGGCCATTGCAACAGATCAGGCAGGCCGTTTTCGCTTGAACGACCTGCACCAAGCGGCCGGCGGCGAACGCCGTCACGAGCCATCCGCGTGGCTGATTAATCAGCAAACCAAGGAGCTTGTTGCAGAATTGGAAACTACGGGAATTCCTGTAGTTAAATCCGAGGGCCGGACGGGCGGCACATACGTTTGCAAGGAACTGGTCTACGCCTACGCCATGTGGATCAGCCCCAAGTTCCACCTGGAAGTCATCCGTACCTTTGACGGCGTTGCCACCGGCCAGGCGCCGGCCGCCGCGCCCGCACGCAGCGCAGTCTCGCCCGCCAAGGAATTCCGTGCGATCTTCGGCATTGCGCGCCTGATCGGGCTCGACAAGAACGCTGCGGCTATCAGCGCGAACCAGGGCACGGCCGCGCTGACCGGCGTGAACATGCTGCAGCTGATGGAGCGCACGCACTTGGCCACGCCCAGCCAAGAGATTTACTACACGCCGACGGAGCTGGGAAGCCGCTTTGTCAAGAGCGGCAAGTCGTTCAACCAGCTGCTGGTGCAGGCTGGCCTGCAAGAGAACATCGCCGGGCACTGGGTGCCGACGGAGAAGGGCAGGGAGCATGCCTACGTGATGGACACCGGTAAGGCGCATGCCAGCGGCACGCCAATCCAGCAAGTGAAGTGGCGCGACTCAGTCCTGGCGGAGGTGGCGTTGTGA
- a CDS encoding helix-turn-helix domain-containing protein: protein MTQTTATSPYRSLDDAHGNNELLDMLLAKGPKNDAALARALEVAPPVISKIRHGRLPIGASLLIRMHEVFDVSIRELKRIARAEVAA from the coding sequence ATGACGCAAACAACAGCCACATCGCCGTATCGCTCGCTGGACGACGCCCACGGCAACAACGAATTGCTCGACATGCTGCTGGCCAAGGGCCCGAAGAACGATGCAGCGCTGGCCCGCGCGCTGGAAGTGGCGCCGCCAGTGATCTCGAAGATTCGCCACGGCCGCCTGCCGATTGGCGCCTCGTTGCTGATCCGCATGCACGAGGTGTTCGACGTGTCGATCCGCGAGCTCAAGCGCATCGCGCGCGCCGAGGTGGCGGCTTGA
- a CDS encoding phosphoadenosine phosphosulfate reductase family protein: protein MDQSELLVAGIAQVPEQIIDLIARGALFVINHSGGKDSQAMYLLLRGLVPAAQRVIVHADLGAVEWAGAVAHIRATTAGEPLHICRSRRTLLEMIEERGMFPSPQQRQCTSDLKRGPIERTIRAILNDNPQFGGLIVNCMGMRAEESSKRAKLVPFQWVPYENSKGKPTGKSIRARASKKSGKVLHAGREWFEWLPIHGWSERQVFDRIAAAGQQPHIIYSLGMSRFSCVFCIMASEADLRTAARLATERPELLNDPHLYPKYVGLERSTGQVMMMPSKTKGRLTLEQITGISAASAKSEIARTLCE from the coding sequence ATGGACCAATCCGAATTATTAGTTGCCGGCATCGCGCAGGTACCCGAGCAAATCATTGACCTGATCGCGCGCGGCGCCCTGTTCGTCATCAACCACTCTGGCGGCAAAGACAGTCAGGCCATGTACCTGCTGCTGCGCGGCTTGGTGCCGGCGGCGCAGCGCGTTATCGTACATGCCGACCTGGGCGCAGTCGAGTGGGCCGGCGCCGTTGCTCATATCCGTGCAACCACGGCCGGTGAGCCGCTGCACATCTGCCGCTCGCGCCGAACGCTACTGGAAATGATCGAAGAGCGCGGCATGTTCCCGTCGCCGCAGCAGCGCCAGTGCACCAGCGACCTGAAACGCGGCCCGATCGAGCGCACCATTCGGGCGATCCTGAACGACAACCCCCAGTTCGGCGGCCTGATAGTCAACTGCATGGGCATGCGGGCGGAGGAAAGTTCAAAGCGCGCCAAGCTAGTGCCGTTCCAGTGGGTGCCGTACGAGAACTCGAAGGGTAAGCCCACAGGAAAATCGATACGCGCTCGCGCGTCGAAGAAGTCCGGCAAGGTGCTGCACGCGGGCCGGGAATGGTTCGAATGGCTCCCAATCCACGGCTGGAGTGAGCGCCAGGTATTCGACCGCATCGCCGCCGCCGGTCAGCAGCCGCACATCATCTACAGCCTGGGCATGTCCCGGTTCAGCTGTGTGTTTTGCATCATGGCCAGCGAAGCCGACCTGCGCACCGCCGCACGTCTGGCAACTGAGCGCCCTGAACTTCTAAACGACCCGCACCTCTACCCGAAGTATGTGGGCCTGGAGCGCAGTACCGGCCAGGTCATGATGATGCCGAGCAAAACAAAGGGAAGGCTGACGCTGGAGCAAATTACTGGAATCTCAGCCGCAAGCGCAAAAAGCGAGATTGCGAGGACGTTATGCGAATAA